Genomic segment of Triticum aestivum cultivar Chinese Spring chromosome 6A, IWGSC CS RefSeq v2.1, whole genome shotgun sequence:
ATCGTCGCATCTGATTTACCCATAATCTCACCTAGTTTTGAGTTAATCGCAAGTCCAGAAGCCATAGAAATGGCAGCATCAGCATCAATTTGTTTATCATACAAGGTAGGGAGAGTCCCACCCACATTTGATTCAACTAATTGAGACGGAAAGCACCCCGTCGGTCTCATAAGTTGGGATCTCCGCAAACGCAGAGCCAAAATTCGTGGACGAAATGTATGGGGGAGGCGGAAATTATGCATACCGTTCTcaccaggccaaggagggggggcGATGGCGCGGTGATGGGACAGGCGGGGCGCGTGATCCATTACTGACGACGGCGGGGCAGCTCCACCCCCGGGGGGAGGAACTCCGGCGGAATGCGGGCAATCCCCTCCACCGATGGCAGCCTGATGTTGAGACGAGAGGGATTCGCCGTCTTGAAGAACGCCCACCTCGCCGCCTGCGCAGGATCCGGCGACTCGGCTTCCTGAATCGCCCAGAAGAGGAGCTCCACATCCATGCAGCCGTCGTCGCCGATGAAGCGCGCGCGCTCGGCGAAGTTCGCACGGCGAAGGATGTCGAGGTGGATGTCCCCCCACGCCTCTCGGTTGGGGAACCGCTCCCGCACCACCCGTCGCATCTCCCGTTGAGCCTCCGGTGAGTTGGGATCGATCTCGGGGAGGAGCGCCGTCCCTGGAATAGGGAGCGCCCGTGGCTCCGCCACCCGAGACGACGGCATAAGCCGCCGGATCCGCATCCCGCGACGGCGCGCCCCTGCCATGAGAGTTGGTAGGTGGAAGCTGGGGGTGGGGAGAGCTCGAATCGATGCGAGGTAGGTGCGGCGGGCGAGTAAATTGGGGATTTATCGAAGTTTCGCTCTCGTCGCCcgaggaaggggaagggggagggtGGGAGCGCCACGCCATCTTTTAGGTTTTCTTCTTGCTAGAACACATATATCCCTCGCATATCACAATTGAACCCCTGCAGGACAATGGAGGTACAACCATAATCCTAGGGGTCGTCttctcgggcgaatcaaccatttCAATCTAGAATTCTAACCCCGAGTCGCCAAATTTTTGCTTTAAAATGAAGATACACAAAGGCATCACGTATGCGGTAATTTAGGAAGGAAAAAACGAGTAAAACTGGCAAAAAAACCACACACATAGAAATCTGAAATCTCCATGCCGCGGCCAGGTGCTTCTATCTGATCTACGGAGTACTCCTAGGCAAAAAGCGGAGCATTTTTGCAGTTTTGCCCCTCAAACTCCTCCGGGTCTCTCAATGGCGTCCTCCTCCGCTCGCCGGCTCGCCGCCCACTGGCACTGGGTCGTCGAcgccctcgccggcgacgaggccctCGACTTCTCCCTCGTCCAAGGTAACACCATACCGTAAGAGGATCCCTCGCGTGCCCCGTTCGCCTCGACCCGACGCTTCCGGTCATCTCACCTAGGGTTGGTTATCGGTGCTCCGCAGCGCTGGTgggcgcctcgccggagccgctcgcGGGCGCGCCGGAGGCAACGCGGGAGAGGCTCGCGCTCCGATGCCTGCAGGaggtcgtctccgtcgccgcccagGGCGAGGccccggctgcggcggcggcggcggcgtgggtgggGGGCAGGACGATGCTTAGGGTTGATGCCGCCCGCTCCTGCGAGGAGTTGCTGCTGGAGCTACTCGGACAGGTATGCCGTGCTTCTGTTACCACGTGCACTCATTCtggttgttcagaatttctgatttACCTGGTGACATTGAAGTAATATCTGTGTACTGGAGCATTTGAAGTTTCATCCAGGTTGAAATTATAGCATATCACAGGCTCATGGCATTTGGATAGAGTATCTGATTGCAGCCACACATTATCGTTTATCACAGTGAGTTGAAAGATAATAAAACCAGGGAAGTTTGTACAACTTGCATTTTGCTATACATATTGGATTTGTATTTCCTGGTGTTGATTAGATGTACCCCTGTAATATGGAAGAACAATTGGAGTTTTGTCGTGGGAGGTTGAAGGACTATAATATGGTGAATTAAATTTGAAGGATTACCTTGTTCACACGATTTGATAAGAATAGTACACTTTCGGATCATGTGTCTGTGATACATGCAGTCATTTCTCTGTAAGCAGAAAATGAAAGGTGGACAATTCAAGATGCAACATACCGTCGCTGCATTTACTGCTCAGTGATGTTGCGAGTTGAATTAAATTTTTCCCAGATCATGATGCAAACTCGACCAGAAATCATAATCTTGATTGCTTCTTGCAAATCATACTCTCATTCTGACTTGATTCTCCCGATGGCCGAAGTGTAGCCCTTCAGTTAAAAGTTGGAGATGACAGGCTTCGCTGTACAGCAACTGATATATCCCTAGCAATTATGTCTCAAGTCCTGCCAAGTGCCAATGGTGTTCTAGCTAGTTATACATTTATGATGTCCCCAAAGGTCAAAACAGCATCACTTTACAGATtaataaattcttcaatttgtgTAAGGAGCAGGGATGCGGCAGATGCCATGTTAGATATTTGCATCAGATAATTAGGCATGTGTTCTAATGGCTACACTTTTTTTTTGTGCGACTAAGCTCTCCTATATTTTGCAAAATaatcatcatatgttttggtgTCTTTAATTTGTGGAAGCTAATACATGCTGCAGTTTAGTTAGTGCCTAGATGTTGATCTTTTTGAGGTTTTGCTTTACATGAATGTAACATGTGCAGGTTGGTAGTTCAGGAAGCCTGGAGAAAGATATGGTTCTGCCTTTTATCAAGGATATCCAAAAGTTTATATGTACCAAAACACCGGCTTTACCAGAAACTTCTTTTGAGTTGGTATGTGAAAACAGTTATTCTCAAAACCGAAAAAAAGGACTTGATTCACGTATGATTAAGCTTCTCGTTTTATGTTCAGCTTAGAGAAGTGATCCCAGATTTCGCATCTATGGTCCCACCGTCCCCAGTGCAGCAGGGtggcaagaacaatggcaatgACCAGTCGTTCTGCAGCATCAGCCCTGATCATGTAAACACAGAGAGGCATGGGTGCCATACAGATAGTTCTGATTTTCAGCGACAGAAGGATCCTATGGAGCGAACTCCAGATTTGCATGAACCATCTAGGCTGTACAATAGGTGTTACGATCGCCCTCAAGAAGATACCATTGGTGTCAGTGTCAGGTCCGCACAAATGAGTCCAAGTAAAGATAGTAGAAAAATGTCCATTACAACTGAGCCTGCTTCAGCTAGCTGCAGTGCTGCTTTGCTCCGAAGTAATACTGAACTTATGTCAAAGCAGGATGCGGTGGAGACTACCATGTCCCAAGAAAAGAGTCCTACTACCATTCTTCAGCAAGAATCCTGTGGAGACAAGTACAGAAATCCATGCCACGATAATGATGGAGAGAGACCACATGGTGATGACACCAACATTCATTTATCAAAGAATCTCAGTCATGAAGGATTGACCATGCAGGCTATGGTGGCTCCAGATTCTGACAGAACTAATGCTTTATGGACAAATACATTTGAAACAAATCACTTGCCTGAGTTTGTTGCTGCAGATGTTACAGGCGTGATGACAGAATTACATGGCAGAAAAACCCAAAGGAATTCACTGCAACATGACAGTGGCGAGACAGCAGTTCAAGTTCTGGATGAGGGTAGTGCCAGGATTCAGCTAGTGGAAAAGGGTCCTGGTCATAATGAACTGAATCTGCAAACTGCTGGTGTTGTACCTTCTGTAAGCTGCAACAGGGCTGTTCAAGGAGATAAATCTGAAACCAACCTTCAACAAGAGAATGCTACAGGGCATTCTAAAATATTTGAGAAGAATGGCGTTAAGGCTCATCTCGAGGTCAGTTGTGCTGACAAAGCTAATCCAGCACTACTTGATGATGTCAACATCTTGGAAAATAATACATCCGGTGGTAGGCAGACTGCTCTAGATTCTCCTTGCTGCAATGTGCCGTCCTCTAGTCAGGATAAAGATGCCAATGGTTCCATCAAGGGCCTTACGGAGCAAGATTTGTGCATAAAATGTGGTAAAGATGGACAGTTGCTGAAATGTAGCAGCTGCTCATTAGCCGCCCATGATGGCTGTTTTGGTTCACCAGTGACTTTTGATGCTTCTGGCCAGTTTCATTGCCCTGTATGCTTCTATACTAAAGCTACCGAAGCATATCAAAAGGCTAAAAAAGCATATTTCGAAGCTAGGAAGAACCTATCTGCTTTCCTTGGCACAAAGCAATTCCCAAAGCTAGATGAACAATCTACTGGAAAACAACAAATAGCTACCAACAGCAAGGATCACTTGAATGAGTGTAATACATCCAAAAGGCAAGGTAACCATCAATCTGAAGCGGATAATCTTTCTCATATGGATGAAGAACCTAGTCTGCAGAGGAATAAGCAGAGAACAAATGATACTAGTGTTGCGTGTCCTGAGGATCAGTTGAATGGGTGTAATACATCCGAAAGGCAAGGTAACCATCAGTCTGAAGCTGACAACCTTTCTCATAAGGATGAAGAACCTGGTGAgcagaggaagaagcagaaaaCAAATGATACAAGTGATGCATGTCCTGAGGAGGATCAGTTGAATGGGTGTAATACTTCCAAAAGGCAAGGTAACAATAAGTCTAATGCATATAACCTTTCTCATAAGGATTTAGAACCTGGTCagcagaggaagaagcagaagacaAATGCGACAAGTGATGCTTGTTGTGAGGAGGTAGTCACTGAAAAGGCATCTTTTGGTCTGAATTCTAATATTGCACCAAATAAAGATTCTGtactccaaaataaaagaaaacaagttCATGTTACAGAGCATGAGCAGTCTGTGGAAAAtgcagaagcccatgaagatggtaACGGCAATTCATTTTGTGAACCGCAACATTCATCTCAGAACAGATGTAGTCCTGTTGTCAGTCAGAATGTTGAGGCTGATAAACATGTCAGTCTTACAACTTCTCATGAGTGTGAAAGTTCCGATGAAATAGAAGCTACGTCTTCAAATGATTCTGGCAAGCAGTCGTCACCCCCTTGGCGAAACATGAGACACCACAAAGCAAAATTTCAAGAAAAGGAGACTGTAGtatcaaaaaattctaaaaaggCATTGGGATGCCAGGATCAGCACATGCCTTCACCATCAAGAAAACGGAAGTATGCACCACCCAAGCGTTAGTAAGTGTTAGGACGGTGCTTTATAAACACTTCTTTTCCTGATTCTATTCTTTGGTTTAATTAAAAATGTCTTTGAGACTGATTAACCTAGAATTAAGTGACATTGAACATCTTTTTGGACTTGTGATAAAAGAGTTGTAGGGTGGATGTTTATGAGATCAAACCTACTGAGTCCCAGTGCTCTTGCAAAAGCACTTTCTATTATTCGAAGTTCTTAGTTCAACACCATAGATAGTATGGTGCTAATTAGCTTCATGATGATCAAATGTTGTATCTCTAGAGGAAGTGGCAACTCTATGTCATGATATTGATACAAGGTAAGTTGCCTCTGTATTCATGGTTAATTTCAAATTCAAGAGCTTTTGAGAACTCATGGTCAGAATGAAGTTACATACGGGATAGTGAAGTGAAGACTGTAGTTAACTGAATATGGTACTGAATGCTGGCATATATTAAGGCACGTTATTATTTTAAAGCAGTTTTGCACAAGCACAACTGGGCATTACTCTCGTCTGTGAGAGAATGCCTGCATTAACATAATCTGTACACATAGAATGGTAGTGGAAATGTATATTTTGCTATTTTTCCCTATATTTCATTTAGAGTACTAATGTTTCTTAGCACGGAGTGCTATTCGGATGCTTTCCAGTTATTGTGAAATTTTCTGTATTTTGAAGTGTACAATTTAATAGCGTCCGTTTTTGTAATTCCAAAAACTGAGCCATATCTGTCTTTGCAGCTGTAATCCTGTTGCACCAGCTGGAAGGCGCTCAAAGCTCTGTTGgacagaagaagaagagcaaactttgag
This window contains:
- the LOC123128921 gene encoding uncharacterized protein, with product MASSSARRLAAHWHWVVDALAGDEALDFSLVQALVGASPEPLAGAPEATRERLALRCLQEVVSVAAQGEAPAAAAAAAWVGGRTMLRVDAARSCEELLLELLGQVGSSGSLEKDMVLPFIKDIQKFICTKTPALPETSFELLREVIPDFASMVPPSPVQQGGKNNGNDQSFCSISPDHVNTERHGCHTDSSDFQRQKDPMERTPDLHEPSRLYNRCYDRPQEDTIGVSVRSAQMSPSKDSRKMSITTEPASASCSAALLRSNTELMSKQDAVETTMSQEKSPTTILQQESCGDKYRNPCHDNDGERPHGDDTNIHLSKNLSHEGLTMQAMVAPDSDRTNALWTNTFETNHLPEFVAADVTGVMTELHGRKTQRNSLQHDSGETAVQVLDEGSARIQLVEKGPGHNELNLQTAGVVPSVSCNRAVQGDKSETNLQQENATGHSKIFEKNGVKAHLEVSCADKANPALLDDVNILENNTSGGRQTALDSPCCNVPSSSQDKDANGSIKGLTEQDLCIKCGKDGQLLKCSSCSLAAHDGCFGSPVTFDASGQFHCPVCFYTKATEAYQKAKKAYFEARKNLSAFLGTKQFPKLDEQSTGKQQIATNSKDHLNECNTSKRQGNHQSEADNLSHMDEEPSLQRNKQRTNDTSVACPEDQLNGCNTSERQGNHQSEADNLSHKDEEPGEQRKKQKTNDTSDACPEEDQLNGCNTSKRQGNNKSNAYNLSHKDLEPGQQRKKQKTNATSDACCEEVVTEKASFGLNSNIAPNKDSVLQNKRKQVHVTEHEQSVENAEAHEDGNGNSFCEPQHSSQNRCSPVVSQNVEADKHVSLTTSHECESSDEIEATSSNDSGKQSSPPWRNMRHHKAKFQEKETVVSKNSKKALGCQDQHMPSPSRKRKYAPPKRYCNPVAPAGRRSKLCWTEEEEQTLRDAMLKFTPKDDELIPWIQILEYASHLFIGHLMQQRSKTRRSWCWGWISPSPQGSSKSERSTRRPRRRVVQPPKKARNASGGDKEPDFLGEPFNADEARTKWPQRYQQGPAKRPDEEDDVMARCQYRSAKVDDVVYTLGDDDYVMAIYAMTGSGENEADYIGRITEFFEGTDQCHYFTCRWFFLPEDKVRID